CTGGAGCAGCACTGGTGGCCATCGAGGCGGTGGCGTTGCGCACAGCTCCTCGGGAGGCGGTCGCCAGAGGTTGCTCCGCATTATCCTCATTGCTGCTGACACTGGACTCAGGAGGATTGGCAGCGGTGGTACTACGGCGACCGGCGGACTTGCCGGATTTAGCCGACTTCGCTGACTTCGCTGACTTGGCGGACTTGACGGTGTCCATGGAGACCTGGGTCA
The DNA window shown above is from Drosophila melanogaster chromosome X and carries:
- the CG13010 gene encoding uncharacterized protein: MCMPYLSKLFGGGDRRQRRTRDGGVTPLPSLANVTQVSMDTVKSAKSAKSAKSAKSGKSAGRRSTTAANPPESSVSSNEDNAEQPLATASRGAVRNATASMATSAAPADEARSRRSWWGYFGMSKNKKSSIESL